The Myxococcaceae bacterium JPH2 genome has a window encoding:
- a CDS encoding TlpA family protein disulfide reductase, with protein MPTLNIPLTLLDPDGGWVNAPVHVSELDGLPVLLHFWSMDCSDCAKQFDTVSQWMEEFGPRGLRVIGVDVTHSARELRDTNAVEAFARKQGLHYPIAVDDGSMARAYDVREHPAFLVFDAESRRLRHVFTGPSALQRVRPVLERYTQYERSAAAPPP; from the coding sequence ATGCCCACGCTCAACATCCCCCTCACGCTGCTCGACCCGGATGGCGGATGGGTGAATGCCCCGGTCCATGTCTCGGAACTCGACGGGCTGCCCGTCCTGCTCCACTTCTGGTCCATGGACTGCTCGGACTGCGCCAAGCAGTTCGACACGGTGAGTCAGTGGATGGAGGAGTTCGGTCCTCGGGGCCTGCGCGTCATCGGCGTGGACGTCACCCACTCGGCCCGCGAGCTGCGTGACACCAACGCCGTGGAGGCGTTCGCGCGAAAGCAGGGCCTGCACTACCCCATCGCGGTGGATGACGGCTCCATGGCCCGCGCCTACGACGTCCGCGAGCATCCCGCGTTCCTCGTGTTCGACGCGGAGTCGCGTCGGCTGCGCCACGTCTTCACCGGCCCCTCCGCGCTCCAGCGAGTCCGGCCCGTGCTGGAGCGCTACACGCAATACGAGCGCTCGGCCGCGGCGCCGCCTCCCTGA
- a CDS encoding SDR family oxidoreductase, translated as MTTRRRSLSSGQALVAVAAVGLGWFLRMRRAARLRFDFHGRTVLITGGTRGLGLVLARQFLSEGARVAICGRDVATLERAREELARSGGQVLAVTCDVRDQVQVEALVARVHERFGAIDVLVNNAGIIQVGPLESLSLEDFREAMDTHLWASLYTTLTVLGEMKRRGRGRIVNIASLGGKVAVPHLASYCASKFAQVGLSDALRAELAQDGIVVTTVCPGLMRTGSPRNAAFKGDHAREYAWFAVGDALAGLSLRAERAARLIVEACRRGDAEVRLGFPAKAAVLASALAPRASARVLEAVNHWLPQGSSQDRFKGSQSETRLTRSWLTRLSRRAAQRNNEGGVPTH; from the coding sequence ATGACCACGCGACGTCGCTCGCTCAGCTCTGGACAGGCCCTCGTGGCCGTGGCCGCCGTGGGCCTGGGATGGTTCCTGCGAATGCGGCGGGCCGCGCGCCTGCGCTTCGACTTCCACGGGCGCACGGTGCTGATCACCGGGGGCACTCGGGGCCTGGGGCTCGTGCTCGCGCGACAGTTCCTCAGCGAGGGCGCGCGAGTCGCCATCTGTGGCCGCGATGTCGCGACGCTGGAGCGGGCGCGCGAGGAGCTGGCGCGGTCCGGAGGCCAGGTGCTCGCCGTGACGTGTGACGTGCGCGACCAGGTTCAAGTGGAGGCCCTGGTGGCGCGCGTGCACGAGCGGTTCGGCGCGATTGACGTGCTGGTGAACAACGCGGGCATCATCCAGGTGGGCCCGCTGGAGTCCCTGTCCCTGGAGGACTTCCGCGAGGCCATGGACACGCACCTGTGGGCATCGCTGTACACGACGCTCACCGTGCTCGGCGAGATGAAGCGCCGGGGCCGCGGGCGCATCGTCAACATCGCCTCGCTGGGTGGAAAGGTGGCGGTGCCCCACCTCGCGTCCTACTGCGCGAGCAAGTTCGCGCAGGTGGGCCTGTCCGATGCGCTGCGCGCGGAGCTGGCCCAGGATGGCATCGTGGTGACGACGGTGTGCCCAGGTCTCATGCGCACCGGGAGCCCGCGAAACGCCGCGTTCAAGGGCGACCACGCGCGCGAGTACGCCTGGTTCGCCGTGGGCGACGCGCTCGCGGGCCTCTCTCTCCGTGCCGAGCGCGCGGCCCGGCTCATCGTGGAAGCGTGCCGGCGCGGAGACGCGGAGGTGCGGCTGGGGTTCCCCGCGAAGGCGGCGGTGCTTGCCTCGGCGCTGGCGCCCCGCGCTTCGGCTCGCGTGCTGGAGGCCGTCAATCACTGGCTGCCGCAGGGCAGCAGCCAGGACCGCTTCAAAGGCAGCCAGAGCGAGACGCGGCTCACCCGCTCCTGGCTCACCCGACTGAGCCGGCGCGCCGCCCAGCGCAACAACGAGGGCGGCGTGCCCACCCACTGA
- a CDS encoding teichoic acid biosynthesis protein has product MRILYGVVGEGMGHATRSRVLLEELTKEHEVHIVVSGRAQDYLAKRFQNVHGIWGLTIAYEGNSVKKWQTVLQNLSGAVKGWPQNVRQYFELVEEFRPDVVVSDFETFSYLVAKNHRLPVISVDNMQVINRCKHDPMLLAGHEDSFEATRAIVKAKLPGAFHYLVTTFFYPELRKRRTTLAPSILRPDILAAKSEPGEHLLVYQTATTNTALPEILKQSGVPCRVYGLRRDLTEDWVDGNLTYRPFSEAGFINDLRTARAVVAGGGYTLMSEAVYLRKPMLSLPVGGQFEQVLNALYLERLGYGMYVKALTVDALNEFLRRVPKCQEALAGYEQDGNTRMIAALREQLERAYEHRGHWRMEMAEMDGQD; this is encoded by the coding sequence ATGCGAATCCTGTATGGAGTCGTCGGCGAGGGGATGGGCCATGCGACGCGCTCGCGTGTGCTGCTCGAGGAGCTGACGAAGGAGCACGAGGTCCACATCGTCGTGTCCGGCCGGGCGCAGGACTACCTGGCCAAGCGCTTCCAGAACGTGCACGGCATCTGGGGCCTCACCATTGCCTATGAAGGCAACTCGGTGAAGAAGTGGCAGACGGTGCTGCAGAACCTGTCCGGCGCGGTGAAGGGCTGGCCGCAGAACGTGCGCCAGTACTTCGAGCTGGTGGAGGAGTTCCGCCCCGACGTCGTGGTGAGCGACTTCGAGACGTTCAGCTATCTGGTGGCGAAGAACCACCGGCTGCCCGTCATCAGCGTGGACAACATGCAGGTCATCAACCGCTGCAAGCATGACCCGATGCTGCTGGCGGGGCACGAGGACAGCTTCGAGGCGACGCGCGCCATCGTGAAGGCGAAGCTGCCCGGGGCCTTCCACTACCTGGTGACGACGTTCTTCTATCCGGAGCTGCGCAAGCGCCGCACCACGCTGGCGCCTTCCATCCTCCGGCCGGACATCCTGGCGGCGAAGTCCGAGCCCGGCGAGCACCTGCTCGTGTACCAGACGGCGACGACCAACACGGCGCTGCCAGAGATTCTCAAGCAGTCCGGCGTCCCGTGTCGCGTCTATGGGCTGCGGCGCGACCTCACCGAGGACTGGGTGGATGGCAATCTCACCTACCGGCCCTTCAGCGAGGCGGGCTTCATCAACGACCTGCGCACGGCGCGCGCGGTGGTGGCGGGCGGGGGCTACACCCTCATGAGCGAGGCGGTGTACCTGCGCAAGCCGATGCTGAGCCTGCCGGTGGGCGGCCAGTTCGAGCAGGTCCTCAATGCCTTGTACCTGGAGCGGCTGGGCTACGGCATGTATGTGAAAGCCCTCACCGTGGACGCGCTGAATGAGTTCCTCCGGCGCGTGCCGAAGTGCCAGGAGGCCCTCGCCGGCTACGAGCAGGACGGCAACACGCGAATGATTGCCGCCCTGCGCGAGCAATTGGAGCGCGCCTACGAGCACCGCGGCCACTGGCGCATGGAGATGGCCGAGATGGACGGACAGGACTGA
- a CDS encoding LysR family transcriptional regulator: MQLESLKMFCDVVETGSFSRAAQLNHVTQSAVSQQIRALENRYEQKLLSRSARQVTPTPAGERLFRGCKEILARFAEVEQEIREQATEVQGATTVSTIYSVGLHELNQVQKQLLKTHPKVNMRLNYRRNDQVYDDVILGAAEIGIVAYPQPRAGVDIHPFRDDKLAVVCAPNHAFASKAKVSVTALSGVPFIAFDREAPTRKALDRLFREKNIDITPVMEMDNVETIKRAVEMGLGVAILPVSTAQSEIKQGTLVAKPFAEGPVSRPIGLLIRKGKYLDRASAAVLEAFKQASQLPVED, translated from the coding sequence ATGCAGCTCGAATCCCTGAAGATGTTCTGTGACGTCGTGGAGACCGGCTCGTTCTCTCGCGCGGCGCAGCTCAACCACGTGACGCAGTCCGCGGTGAGCCAGCAGATCCGCGCGCTGGAGAACCGGTATGAGCAGAAGCTGCTGTCGCGCAGCGCTCGGCAGGTGACGCCGACGCCGGCGGGCGAGCGACTGTTCCGGGGATGCAAGGAGATCCTCGCGCGCTTCGCGGAGGTGGAGCAGGAGATTCGCGAGCAGGCCACCGAGGTGCAGGGCGCGACCACCGTGTCCACCATCTACTCGGTGGGTCTGCATGAGCTGAACCAGGTGCAGAAGCAGCTGTTGAAGACGCACCCCAAGGTGAACATGCGCCTGAACTACCGGCGCAATGATCAGGTCTACGACGACGTGATTCTGGGAGCGGCGGAGATTGGCATCGTCGCCTATCCGCAGCCGCGCGCGGGCGTGGACATCCACCCGTTCCGCGACGACAAGCTCGCGGTGGTGTGCGCGCCCAACCACGCCTTCGCCAGCAAGGCCAAGGTGAGCGTCACGGCGCTGTCGGGCGTGCCCTTCATCGCGTTCGACCGCGAGGCCCCCACGCGCAAGGCGCTGGACCGCCTGTTCCGCGAGAAGAACATCGACATCACGCCGGTGATGGAGATGGACAACGTGGAGACCATCAAGCGGGCCGTGGAGATGGGCCTGGGCGTAGCCATCCTCCCGGTCTCCACCGCGCAGTCGGAGATCAAGCAGGGCACCCTGGTGGCCAAGCCGTTCGCGGAAGGGCCCGTGTCCCGCCCCATCGGACTGCTCATCCGCAAGGGCAAGTACCTGGACCGCGCGTCCGCGGCGGTGCTGGAGGCCTTCAAGCAGGCCTCACAGCTCCCCGTGGAAGACTGA
- a CDS encoding YARHG domain-containing protein, producing the protein MSVARSLVVPALALALWAPSAWAQKNKPAPDAYVPAPAASIPGYSESVMPCEIVPVDTAPRVTCKDGLLDGKSLRELAILRNTIFARYGWAGYRKPWLKEHFFQQPWFKADPKFTYKRLSDADRKNVHFIAVREQSYSERELRWMQNDVYARAGKTWNDVYEWVLKDGRHVKGCDEPQEPLNEDLPCVEMRCETGESMACHYKAEHWYRPDPKYTDAKLTAEARIELGLLSRALGGYASDSGKLETSQQSLERVLSVTELRQLSLRDLRLLRNTIYARRGRPFKSKVLQAHFAEMGWYKLDPTYTDARLTENDQRNVNLIRSVENEFGGPLKDEDWLIDPATDVA; encoded by the coding sequence ATGAGTGTCGCGCGCTCCCTCGTCGTGCCCGCCCTGGCGCTGGCCCTCTGGGCCCCGTCCGCGTGGGCCCAGAAGAACAAGCCGGCTCCGGACGCCTACGTGCCGGCGCCCGCGGCCAGCATCCCGGGCTACTCCGAGTCGGTCATGCCCTGCGAGATCGTCCCGGTGGACACCGCGCCGCGGGTGACATGCAAGGACGGGCTGCTGGACGGCAAGTCGCTGCGCGAGCTGGCCATCCTGCGCAACACCATCTTCGCCCGCTACGGCTGGGCGGGTTACCGCAAGCCCTGGCTGAAGGAGCACTTCTTCCAGCAGCCGTGGTTCAAGGCCGACCCGAAGTTCACGTACAAGCGCCTGTCCGACGCGGACCGCAAGAACGTGCACTTCATCGCCGTGCGCGAGCAGTCCTATTCCGAGCGCGAGCTGCGCTGGATGCAGAACGACGTCTACGCCCGCGCCGGCAAGACGTGGAACGACGTCTACGAGTGGGTCCTCAAGGATGGCCGGCATGTGAAGGGCTGCGACGAGCCCCAGGAGCCGCTCAACGAGGACCTGCCCTGCGTGGAGATGCGCTGCGAGACGGGCGAGTCCATGGCGTGCCACTACAAGGCCGAGCACTGGTACCGCCCGGATCCGAAGTACACGGACGCCAAGCTGACGGCGGAGGCGCGCATCGAGCTGGGCCTGTTGAGCCGCGCGCTCGGGGGCTACGCGAGCGACTCGGGCAAGCTGGAGACCTCGCAGCAGTCGTTGGAGCGGGTGCTGAGTGTCACGGAGCTGCGCCAGCTGTCGCTGCGCGACCTGCGCCTGCTCCGCAACACCATCTACGCGCGGCGCGGACGGCCCTTCAAGAGCAAGGTCCTCCAGGCGCACTTCGCGGAGATGGGCTGGTACAAGCTGGACCCGACGTACACCGACGCGCGGCTGACCGAGAATGATCAGCGCAACGTCAACCTCATCCGCTCGGTGGAGAACGAGTTCGGTGGGCCCCTCAAGGACGAGGATTGGCTCATCGACCCAGCGACAGACGTGGCCTGA
- the rsmB gene encoding 16S rRNA (cytosine(967)-C(5))-methyltransferase RsmB, translating to MNARALSILVLARVRATDAYLNVVLDTLLSESPLKDPRDAALATELCYGATRRQMALDYAIARFADRKLDALEDKVLAALRVGAYQLFHTRVPARAAVAETVQALKDVGLARAAGFTNAILRKLSELPSAPLPSPSDPVQYLSVRESHPRWLVERWVRQFGRERAEAMLVADNQAPAVVVRANTSKVTRDALLAQFREQGVEARATDMSPVGIVLPPVGRVEDVYGYAEGLWQVQDEAAQLVGVYGALPESARVLDACAAPGGKACHQAESHDVVAVDLHAHKLRKIESEAKRLGLLSRLKAHAHDASEPFPEAWGTFDAVMVDAPCSGLGTLRRHPELRYRRQESDVARLATLQRRILENCQEAVPPGGLLVYAVCTPEPQEGQDQVDMFLRSHPEWTAEPPVLPGLKLPLAQAWLRTLPGPEGFDGFFAARLRKLY from the coding sequence ATGAACGCTCGCGCCCTGTCGATCCTGGTGCTCGCGCGCGTGCGCGCGACGGACGCGTACCTCAACGTGGTGCTGGACACGCTGCTGTCCGAGTCGCCGCTCAAGGACCCGCGCGACGCGGCGCTCGCGACGGAGCTGTGCTACGGCGCCACGCGCCGGCAGATGGCGCTGGACTACGCCATCGCGCGCTTCGCGGACCGCAAGCTGGACGCCCTGGAGGACAAGGTCCTCGCGGCCCTGCGCGTGGGGGCCTACCAGCTCTTCCACACCCGCGTGCCCGCGCGCGCGGCGGTGGCGGAGACGGTGCAGGCCCTCAAGGACGTGGGCCTCGCGCGCGCGGCGGGCTTCACCAACGCCATCCTCCGCAAGCTGTCCGAGCTGCCCTCGGCGCCCCTGCCGTCCCCGTCCGACCCCGTGCAGTACCTGTCCGTGCGCGAGAGTCACCCGCGCTGGCTGGTGGAGCGCTGGGTGCGGCAGTTCGGCCGTGAGCGCGCCGAGGCCATGCTGGTGGCCGACAACCAGGCCCCCGCCGTGGTGGTGCGCGCCAACACCTCCAAGGTGACGCGCGACGCGCTGCTGGCCCAGTTTCGCGAGCAGGGCGTGGAGGCGCGCGCCACGGACATGTCCCCCGTGGGCATCGTGCTGCCGCCCGTGGGGCGCGTGGAGGACGTGTACGGCTACGCGGAGGGCCTCTGGCAGGTGCAGGACGAGGCCGCGCAGCTCGTGGGCGTCTACGGCGCCCTCCCCGAGTCCGCCCGCGTGCTGGATGCGTGCGCGGCGCCCGGCGGCAAGGCCTGCCATCAGGCCGAGTCACACGACGTGGTGGCGGTCGACCTGCACGCCCACAAGCTGCGCAAGATTGAGTCCGAGGCGAAGCGCCTGGGCCTCCTGTCGCGACTGAAGGCGCATGCGCACGACGCCTCCGAGCCCTTCCCCGAAGCGTGGGGCACCTTCGACGCGGTGATGGTGGACGCGCCGTGCTCCGGTCTGGGCACGCTGCGCCGTCACCCGGAGCTGCGCTACCGCCGACAGGAGTCGGACGTGGCGCGGCTGGCCACCCTCCAGCGTCGCATCCTGGAGAACTGCCAGGAGGCGGTGCCGCCCGGCGGGCTGCTGGTGTACGCGGTGTGCACCCCCGAGCCGCAGGAAGGGCAGGACCAGGTGGACATGTTCCTGCGCAGCCATCCGGAGTGGACCGCGGAGCCGCCGGTGCTCCCGGGCCTCAAGCTGCCGCTGGCGCAGGCGTGGCTGCGCACCCTGCCAGGCCCGGAGGGATTCGATGGATTCTTCGCCGCGCGCCTGCGCAAGCTCTACTGA
- a CDS encoding 3-dehydroquinate dehydratase produces MTLLVLLGPNLPLQGEREDVAGGRLSDLEAALREKARALGQTLKVVQSNHEGVLLDTIHAERQAVAGIVINPTSLFGSYPLKEALELVGVPAIAVQLKPPARESVVAEACAMVVEGSRGFEPYLQALETFASGVFTPTGGKREPVDAPVGKTLGRKAGAAGTKAPPARPADATKGKTLGRKAAVDSAPPGARAGKTLGRGTKGAEVPPGYLTRAEVRRKIADRLSGMLSAAELATWARTQYQQLQRGAPAESGHRELLEDILQSLTLSTVAATRLRDEQLVDLMTRLEEG; encoded by the coding sequence ATGACCTTGCTGGTGTTGCTCGGGCCGAACCTCCCCCTCCAGGGCGAGCGTGAGGACGTGGCGGGGGGACGGCTGTCGGACCTGGAGGCGGCGCTGCGCGAGAAGGCCCGGGCGCTGGGCCAGACGCTGAAGGTCGTGCAGTCGAACCATGAGGGCGTCCTGCTCGACACGATTCACGCCGAGCGCCAGGCCGTGGCGGGCATCGTCATCAACCCCACGAGCCTCTTCGGCTCGTATCCGCTGAAGGAGGCGCTGGAGCTGGTGGGCGTGCCCGCCATCGCGGTGCAGCTCAAGCCGCCGGCGCGCGAGTCCGTGGTCGCCGAGGCGTGCGCGATGGTGGTCGAGGGCTCGCGTGGCTTCGAGCCCTACCTCCAGGCCCTGGAGACGTTCGCGAGCGGCGTCTTCACCCCGACGGGCGGGAAGCGCGAGCCCGTCGATGCGCCGGTGGGCAAGACGCTCGGACGCAAGGCGGGGGCCGCGGGGACCAAGGCCCCGCCGGCCCGTCCCGCCGACGCGACGAAGGGCAAGACGCTGGGCCGCAAGGCCGCCGTGGACAGCGCTCCTCCGGGGGCGCGGGCGGGCAAGACGCTGGGGCGCGGGACGAAGGGCGCCGAGGTGCCGCCGGGCTACCTGACCCGGGCCGAGGTGCGTCGGAAGATCGCCGACCGGCTGTCGGGCATGCTGAGCGCCGCGGAGCTGGCCACCTGGGCGCGGACGCAGTATCAACAGCTCCAGCGCGGCGCCCCCGCCGAGAGTGGCCACCGCGAGCTGCTGGAGGACATCCTTCAGAGTCTCACCCTCTCCACGGTAGCGGCGACGCGCTTGAGGGATGAGCAACTCGTGGACCTGATGACCCGGTTGGAAGAAGGATGA
- a CDS encoding methionyl-tRNA formyltransferase — protein MSRPRIIFMGTPEFAVASLEACFELGDVVAVVTQPDKPKGRGNAVTAPPVKELALARGVPVLQPTKLRTPPFVETLRPYAPDICVVTAYGRILPKDVLELPTRGCVNVHASLLPRFRGAAPIQWAVAHGDAETGVALMVMDEGLDTGPVLAVKRQPIAPDETSATLHTKLSRLGGDLLRESLPAYLRGELKPVPQPSEGMVLAPLIEKEEGKLDFTRPAVVLERRLRAFTPWPGAFTTLGGKVLKVHRVKVGAGQGAPGTVLAAGPGGVEVATSEGSLVLLELQLEGKRAMSAADFLSGHKLAPGTQPFGT, from the coding sequence ATGAGTCGACCCCGCATCATCTTCATGGGCACGCCGGAGTTCGCCGTGGCGTCGCTCGAGGCCTGCTTCGAGTTGGGTGACGTGGTGGCGGTCGTCACGCAGCCGGACAAGCCCAAGGGCCGAGGCAACGCGGTGACGGCGCCCCCGGTGAAGGAGCTGGCGCTGGCGCGGGGCGTCCCGGTGCTCCAGCCCACCAAGCTGCGCACGCCGCCGTTCGTCGAGACGCTGCGCCCGTACGCGCCAGACATCTGCGTGGTGACGGCGTATGGCCGCATCCTGCCCAAGGACGTCTTGGAGCTGCCCACGCGTGGCTGCGTCAACGTGCACGCCTCGCTCCTGCCGCGCTTCCGGGGCGCCGCGCCCATCCAGTGGGCCGTGGCCCATGGCGACGCGGAGACGGGCGTGGCGCTGATGGTGATGGACGAGGGGCTGGACACCGGGCCGGTGCTGGCCGTGAAGCGGCAGCCCATTGCCCCGGACGAGACGAGCGCCACGCTGCACACGAAGCTGTCCCGGCTGGGCGGAGACCTGCTGCGCGAGTCGCTGCCCGCGTACCTCCGAGGCGAGCTGAAGCCCGTGCCCCAGCCGTCGGAGGGCATGGTGCTGGCGCCCCTCATCGAGAAGGAGGAGGGCAAGCTGGACTTCACCCGCCCCGCGGTGGTGCTGGAGCGGCGCCTGCGCGCCTTCACGCCGTGGCCCGGGGCCTTCACCACGCTGGGCGGCAAGGTGCTCAAGGTGCACCGCGTGAAGGTGGGCGCGGGGCAGGGCGCTCCGGGCACGGTGCTGGCGGCGGGGCCGGGGGGCGTGGAGGTGGCGACCTCGGAGGGCTCGCTCGTGCTGCTGGAGCTGCAGCTGGAGGGGAAGCGGGCGATGAGCGCGGCGGACTTCCTGTCCGGGCACAAGCTGGCCCCGGGCACTCAGCCGTTCGGGACGTGA
- a CDS encoding signal protein: MSEATRNAARPGIARRTYLLDREFQLKYILLLAGLGAVSMGVFGLLAWRVQVAAEAGTAGAGTLLALTAVGVVGLGGVLGLFGLLFTHRVAGPVHVMSLYVAALAAGRYPRLRPLRRGDELRTFFARFSDAVDRIRQREADEAHVLAQALGALRPVATTPEARAALASLEALELRKRQAVDPSSSTLKTVA; the protein is encoded by the coding sequence ATGTCCGAAGCCACTCGCAACGCGGCGCGTCCGGGCATCGCGCGCCGGACGTACCTGCTCGACCGAGAATTCCAGCTCAAGTACATCCTGCTGCTCGCGGGTCTGGGCGCGGTGAGCATGGGTGTCTTTGGCCTGCTCGCGTGGCGCGTGCAGGTGGCGGCCGAGGCGGGGACGGCGGGCGCGGGGACGCTGCTGGCGCTGACCGCGGTGGGCGTGGTGGGGCTGGGCGGCGTGCTGGGATTGTTCGGCTTGCTCTTCACGCACCGGGTCGCAGGGCCCGTGCACGTGATGAGCCTTTACGTGGCGGCACTGGCGGCGGGGCGCTATCCCCGGCTGCGGCCGCTGCGGCGCGGCGACGAGCTGCGCACCTTCTTCGCGCGCTTCTCGGACGCGGTGGACCGCATCCGTCAGCGCGAGGCGGACGAGGCGCACGTGCTGGCGCAGGCGCTGGGCGCGCTGCGGCCCGTGGCGACCACGCCCGAGGCGCGCGCCGCGCTGGCGTCATTGGAAGCCCTGGAGCTGCGCAAGCGCCAGGCGGTGGATCCGTCCTCGAGCACCTTGAAGACCGTGGCCTGA
- a CDS encoding HEAT repeat domain-containing protein — MSRSFVALCLSVSFLALVGCKKDPATPDYWEEYLARIRRADDRVRLIESMRSSGKANATFLPMLHAQLAAEHKPEVKGALARALADVHDVSSVEPLKAALDPSATDASTQLANKELVAALGRIGDRGAVPALIPFLRSKDNYTRIEAVQVLGAMKSPEAVEPLIQLATDEATEPFLNRKAIEALGQIGDARAVPVLLRMLTKERRGVSFYAESSFALFQLGAPAADALLPALEGKDVELTSWAKNQGINPASYAMKAAQVLGDLRDRRAVEPLVRQLGYTHADPRIQAMVRMQAADALGRMRATEAVKPLAAMVVEPDPTVRRTYVRALTLLGGRDALPALEKAASTGDWYAREVAVKGLAMLGDARERPLLDKLAAGEAARTTAECKQAEETGCDNPAALGKKRSDALVGYAQLLEAGQACTQDAGCWTQRLEKANGALLERTALELGRSGAPASVTPLASRLGEHDTEVRSAVIQAVDWLVETPATAKQARSTLPALRKQLDDEKGNTHLVGVNEDLRRLVVKLERT, encoded by the coding sequence ATGTCTCGCTCGTTCGTCGCGCTGTGCCTCAGTGTGTCCTTTCTCGCATTGGTCGGGTGCAAGAAAGACCCGGCCACTCCGGACTATTGGGAAGAATACCTTGCACGTATCCGACGGGCGGATGACCGGGTCCGCCTCATCGAGTCGATGCGCAGCTCGGGCAAGGCCAACGCGACCTTCCTGCCCATGCTGCACGCGCAGCTCGCGGCGGAGCACAAGCCCGAGGTGAAAGGAGCGCTGGCGCGCGCGCTGGCGGACGTGCACGACGTGTCGTCCGTGGAGCCGCTGAAGGCCGCGCTGGACCCGAGCGCGACGGATGCCTCCACGCAGTTGGCCAACAAGGAGCTGGTCGCGGCGCTGGGCCGCATCGGGGACCGGGGCGCGGTGCCAGCGCTCATCCCGTTCCTGCGCTCGAAGGACAACTACACGCGCATCGAGGCCGTGCAGGTGTTGGGCGCGATGAAGTCGCCCGAGGCGGTGGAGCCGCTCATCCAGCTCGCGACGGACGAGGCCACCGAGCCGTTCCTCAACCGCAAGGCCATCGAGGCGCTCGGGCAGATTGGCGACGCGCGCGCGGTGCCGGTGCTGCTGCGCATGCTGACGAAGGAGCGCCGGGGCGTGTCCTTCTACGCGGAGAGCAGCTTCGCGCTGTTCCAGTTGGGCGCGCCCGCCGCGGACGCCCTGCTCCCCGCGCTGGAGGGCAAGGACGTGGAGCTGACGAGCTGGGCGAAGAACCAGGGCATCAACCCGGCCAGCTACGCGATGAAGGCAGCGCAGGTGCTGGGCGACCTGCGCGACCGCAGGGCGGTGGAGCCGCTGGTGCGCCAGCTCGGCTACACGCATGCGGATCCGCGCATCCAGGCGATGGTGCGCATGCAGGCGGCGGACGCGCTGGGCCGCATGCGCGCCACCGAGGCCGTAAAGCCCCTGGCCGCGATGGTCGTCGAGCCCGACCCCACCGTGCGCCGCACCTACGTGCGCGCGCTCACGCTCCTGGGTGGCCGTGACGCCCTGCCCGCGCTGGAGAAGGCCGCGAGCACCGGGGACTGGTACGCCCGCGAGGTGGCGGTGAAGGGGCTGGCCATGCTCGGGGATGCCCGCGAACGTCCACTGTTGGACAAACTCGCCGCGGGCGAGGCCGCGCGCACCACCGCCGAGTGCAAGCAGGCGGAGGAGACGGGCTGCGACAACCCGGCCGCGCTGGGGAAGAAGCGCAGCGACGCGCTGGTGGGCTATGCGCAGCTCCTGGAGGCCGGCCAGGCCTGTACCCAGGACGCGGGCTGTTGGACGCAGCGGCTGGAGAAGGCGAACGGCGCGCTGCTGGAGCGCACCGCGCTGGAGCTGGGTCGCTCGGGCGCCCCGGCGAGCGTGACGCCCCTGGCCTCGCGACTGGGCGAGCACGACACCGAGGTCCGCTCCGCGGTCATCCAGGCGGTGGACTGGCTGGTGGAGACGCCCGCCACGGCGAAGCAGGCCCGCTCGACGCTGCCCGCGCTGCGCAAGCAGCTGGATGACGAGAAGGGCAACACGCACCTCGTCGGCGTGAACGAGGACCTGCGCCGGCTCGTGGTCAAGCTCGAGCGGACCTGA